The genomic interval CGCTGGAGCGAAGGTCTGCACCAGGCTGTTGAGGCGAAGGAAGGCGTGAATATCCAGGCTGAGAGCCAGACCCTGGCTTCCACCACCTTCCAGAATTACTTCCGTCTCTACGACAAGCTCGCGGGGATGACCGGTACCGCTGACACCGAAGCGTTTGAATTCCGCCAGATCTATGGCCTGGATGTGGTGGTGATTCCGCCCAACAAGCCGATCCAGCGTATCGATTACAATGACCTGATCTACCTGACCCAGGAAGAGAAATTCCACGCCATCATCGATGAGATCAAGGATGTCACCACCGAGGGCCGTCCTATCCTGGTGGGTACCGCGTCCATTGAGGCGTCCGAGCTGTTGTCGATGCTGCTGAAAAAGGCGCGCATTGATCACAAGATCCTGAACGCCAAACAGCACGATTCCGAAGCCCTGATCATTGCCCAGGCCGGTCGCCCCGGTGCGGTCACCATCGCCACCAACATGGCCGGTCGTGGTACCGACATCGTCCTGGGTGGTAACTGGGAGTTTGAAGTCGCGGACATGGAGAATCCGTCCGAGGAAGATGTTGCCAAGATCAAGGCCGAATGGACCGAGCGCCACAACCATGTGTTGGATGCCGGTGGCCTGCACATCATCGGTACCGAGCGGCATGAATCCCGCCGTATCGACAACCAGCTACGTGGTCGTGCCGGTCGTCAGGGCGATCCGGGTTCCTCCCGCTTCTTCCTGTCGCTGGAAGACAACCTCATGCGAATTTTTGCGCCGGATCGGGTCAAGAGCCTGATGCAGGCCATGGGCATGAAGAAGGGCGAGGCCATTGAACACCGGATGGTGACCAATGCCATCGAGAAGTCCCAGCGTAAGGTCGAGGGCCGCAACTTCGACATGCGTAAGACGCTGCTGGAATACGACGACGTCGCCAACGACCAGCGTACGGTGATCTACGAGCAGCGTAACGAAGTGATGTCTTCGGAAGACATTTCTGAGATGGTCGATACCATCCGTTCCGACGTGGTCGACACCATGGTCAGCGAGTACATCCCGCCCCAGAGCATGCCGGAGCAGTGGGATGTGGCCGGGCTGGAATCCCAGCTGCAGTCAGAAATGTCCATCGAGTTGCCGGTGCAGAAGTGGCTTGACGAAGACAGCAACCTGCACGAAGAGAATTTGCGTCAGAAGATCCTCGATGAAATCGTCACCGCGTATAAGGGCAAGGAAGAAATTGCCGGCGCCGAGGCTATGCGCAAGTTCGAAAAGCAGGTCTTCCTGCAGGTGTTGGACACCTTGTGGAAAGAGCACCTGTCGAACATGGACCACCTGCGCCGTGGTATCCACCTGCGCGGTTATGCCCAGAAGAACCCTAAGCAGGAATACAAGCGCGAGGCGTTTAACCTGTTCGAGGACATGCTCGAAACCATGAAGCGCGATGTTACCCGGGTGCTTTGCCACGTCCGGGTGCAGAGCCGGGAAGAGATGGAAGAAGTCGAGCGCCGTCGCAAGCAGGAGCTGGAGCAGGAACTGGCCCGTGCCCGCCTGCGTCACGACGAGACCAGCGCCACCGCAGAAAGTGCGGCTGAAGGCGCCGGCCAGGGCGAGCAGCAGGCTGGCGCTACGCCGGAGACCTTTGTCCGTCAGGAGCGCAAGGTCGGGCGCAACGAACCCTGTCCGTGCGGATCCGGCAAGAAGTACAAGCAATGCCATGGTAAAGTCAGTTAATCGTTGAGACTGAACCAAGGTTCAAGACCCGCAACCTGACATCCTCAGGCTGCGGGTTTTTACGTTATGAATTGCCTGTTTCAGGCATTGTCAGAGGAGATACAGGATGGCAGTAGGTCCCGGAACCTTGCCCGAATTTTTCCCGGTGGCCGGTGTCAAGCTGGGCATTGCCAGCGCCGGTATCAAGAAGCCCGGCCGAAAGGATATCGTAGTGTTCGAACTGGCGCCGGAAAGCCGGGTCGCCGGTATCTTTACCCGCAACCAGTTCTGCGCCGCACCGGTTACCCTGAGCCGGCAGCACCTGGCCGCAAAGGCGCCGCGCTATCTGCTGATCAATACCGGCAATGCTAATGCCGGCACCGGTGAGCGGGGCATGACCGACGCCGTGGCCTGCTGTTCCGCGCTGGCGGACCATGCCGGTGTCAGCGCCACTGAGGTGCTGCCATTCTCCACCGGCGTTATTGGTGAGCCGCTGCCAGTGGCGAAGATTGTCGATGCCTTGCCTGCGGCACTTGCCAGTACCGACGAAAACCGCTGGGCCGAAGCGGCCAGCGGCATCATGACCACCGACACCCGGCCCAAAGGTGCATCCTGCCAGCTGGATCTCGCTGGCCACACCGTGACCATTTCCGGTATCAGCAAGGGCGCGGGCATGATTCGTCCAAACATGGCCACCATGCTGGGTTTCATCGCCACCGATGCCCGCATTGAGCCGACACTGCTGCAGACCCTGGCCTATGAGTTGGGCGAGAAGTCGTTCAACCGTATTACCATCGATGGCGATACCTCCACCAACGACTGCTGCATGTTGATGGCCAGTGGTCAGTACACCGGGCCCGAGATTACCGCGGACAGCCCCGAGTTGCCCAAGCTGCGCGAAGCCCTGCGCCAGGTCTACCTGGATCTGGCGCACGCCATCGTGCGCGACGGCGAGGGCGCCACCAAATTCGTCACCATTGACGTCAGCGGCGCTGCGACTCAGCAGGAGGCGCTGGATGTGGCCTATACAGTGGCGCACTCACCCCTGGTGAAAACAGCCCTGTTTGCCTCCGATCCGAATTGGGGACGGATTCTGGCCGCTGTCGGCCGGGCCGGCGTTCCGGATCTGGATCTCAATGCCCTGGAGATTTTCCTGGGCGAGGTTTGCCTGGTTCGTAACGGTGGCCGCGCCGACGACTACTCGGAAAGCCGTGGTCAGGCGGTCATGGATCGTGAGGACATTACCATCGCCATCGATCTCAAGCGTGGCACGGTGAATGAAACCGTCTGGACCTGCGACTTCTCCCACGACTATGTGACCATTAACGCCGAGTACCGGACCTGAGCATGACCGACGCTGCAGCGCCGATCCGCGAGGTTCACGTCGCCGTCGCGGTGATTATCCGTGATGGCCGGGTGCTGATTGCCCGGCGTCCTGACCATACCCACCAGGGTGGGCTGCTGGAGTTTCCCGGTGGCAAGGTCGAGCCGGGCGAAACGGTCCAGCAGGCACTGGTGCGCGAGATCGCCGAGGAAACTGGTCTGGTAGTGCCGGAGGTGTCGCTGGAGCCGCTTATCGGCATTCGTCACGACTACGGTGACAAGCGGGTGTTCCTGGACGTGTGGCGCACCACAGCAGCCGCCGGTGAGGCCGTCGGCTGCGAGGGTCAGCCCATCGCCTGGGTGGCGCCAGAAGAGCTTCAGGATGATCAGTTTCCGGCTGCCAATCGTCCCATCATCCGGGCCCTGCGATTGCCTCCGGCGTTGGCGATCACCGGCACCATCACCAGCGTTGACCACGGCGCGACGAGCCTGCAGGCGGCGCTGGCGCAACAAGAGCAGTCGTTGATCGTACTTCGGGCTCCGGAGCTGGCGTCAGACGTATACCGAGAGATGGCGCGACAGGCTCTGGCGGTATGCCAGGATTCCGGCACCGGGTTGATCGTCCACGGGGCACCAGCAAGGTTTGCCGATACACCGGGTGCGGCGGGA from Marinobacter sp. LA51 carries:
- the argJ gene encoding bifunctional glutamate N-acetyltransferase/amino-acid acetyltransferase ArgJ → MAVGPGTLPEFFPVAGVKLGIASAGIKKPGRKDIVVFELAPESRVAGIFTRNQFCAAPVTLSRQHLAAKAPRYLLINTGNANAGTGERGMTDAVACCSALADHAGVSATEVLPFSTGVIGEPLPVAKIVDALPAALASTDENRWAEAASGIMTTDTRPKGASCQLDLAGHTVTISGISKGAGMIRPNMATMLGFIATDARIEPTLLQTLAYELGEKSFNRITIDGDTSTNDCCMLMASGQYTGPEITADSPELPKLREALRQVYLDLAHAIVRDGEGATKFVTIDVSGAATQQEALDVAYTVAHSPLVKTALFASDPNWGRILAAVGRAGVPDLDLNALEIFLGEVCLVRNGGRADDYSESRGQAVMDREDITIAIDLKRGTVNETVWTCDFSHDYVTINAEYRT
- a CDS encoding Nudix family hydrolase, encoding MTDAAAPIREVHVAVAVIIRDGRVLIARRPDHTHQGGLLEFPGGKVEPGETVQQALVREIAEETGLVVPEVSLEPLIGIRHDYGDKRVFLDVWRTTAAAGEAVGCEGQPIAWVAPEELQDDQFPAANRPIIRALRLPPALAITGTITSVDHGATSLQAALAQQEQSLIVLRAPELASDVYREMARQALAVCQDSGTGLIVHGAPARFADTPGAAGLHLPWREAANLVSRPVPSQVWLGVSCHSAGELAHAVKIGADYATLGPLRATTTHPGAEGFGWDAFRALTAAAQIPVFGLGGLNPEDIDRVRNEGGQGIAGIRFWWPQG
- the secA gene encoding preprotein translocase subunit SecA, whose translation is MFTKLATKMFGSKNAREIKRMRKSVVRINELEEQFGNFSDSELQGKTAEFRRRIEDGESLDALLPEVFATVREASRRVMGMRHYDVQLVGGITLHEGHIAEMKTGEGKTLVATASVYLNALPGKGVHVVTVNDYLARRDADWMGKLYRFLGLQVGVVASGQPQEEKRAAYQADITYGTNNEFGFDYLRDNMAFSTEDKVQRGLNYAIVDEVDSILIDEARTPLIISGAAEDSSKLYKAVNELIPNLEQGEVPEEGEPTGDFTIDEKSRQVELTESGHERVEELLLDQGLLAEGESLYSASNLSLLHHVHSALRAHHLFQKDVDYIVQGGQVVIVDEHTGRTMPGRRWSEGLHQAVEAKEGVNIQAESQTLASTTFQNYFRLYDKLAGMTGTADTEAFEFRQIYGLDVVVIPPNKPIQRIDYNDLIYLTQEEKFHAIIDEIKDVTTEGRPILVGTASIEASELLSMLLKKARIDHKILNAKQHDSEALIIAQAGRPGAVTIATNMAGRGTDIVLGGNWEFEVADMENPSEEDVAKIKAEWTERHNHVLDAGGLHIIGTERHESRRIDNQLRGRAGRQGDPGSSRFFLSLEDNLMRIFAPDRVKSLMQAMGMKKGEAIEHRMVTNAIEKSQRKVEGRNFDMRKTLLEYDDVANDQRTVIYEQRNEVMSSEDISEMVDTIRSDVVDTMVSEYIPPQSMPEQWDVAGLESQLQSEMSIELPVQKWLDEDSNLHEENLRQKILDEIVTAYKGKEEIAGAEAMRKFEKQVFLQVLDTLWKEHLSNMDHLRRGIHLRGYAQKNPKQEYKREAFNLFEDMLETMKRDVTRVLCHVRVQSREEMEEVERRRKQELEQELARARLRHDETSATAESAAEGAGQGEQQAGATPETFVRQERKVGRNEPCPCGSGKKYKQCHGKVS